In Carassius auratus strain Wakin unplaced genomic scaffold, ASM336829v1 scaf_tig00015539, whole genome shotgun sequence, the following are encoded in one genomic region:
- the LOC113074867 gene encoding synaptotagmin-14-like: protein MAIDGGERNCGVHELICIRKVSPEALGFLSGIGVFIFLVIVLFLYLNNKLSLESANQLSSLDQYRKSTEPADKSYVNADYHCSSSDSDDEVIGQYQEAVSRSQGLRGGSAGTHSRHQKGYGWDTRQKYCPLAAEYDGYSSEASADDVNCIQRMRRTPPLDELQPPPYQDENGSPRMSCTPSDLDDAKCDLSQGSDSPRHSYGKCPSEVSGAQETESFLNKGYEEDVPSDSTAVLSPENLSARGSAAQLPKGYEPEPLSQYGTLDVIFDYDSSDQRLSVTITALTDIPSLKRTGNISWQVHLVLLPTKKQRAKTIIQRGPCPVFTETLYFSHIESEMIGNYAVRFRLYSIRRMKKVKALGEKVFYLTKLNLQGKMSVPIILDPYCNIPGSDSQASMSDVSCSETASSFPSAGQGSAPEILLGLVYNATTGRLSVEVIKGSHFKNLAANKPPNGLFCCLKHLIGGQVYIIRDTYVKLTLLNSMGQEMSKCKTSICRGQPNPTYKETFVFQVALFQLSDVTLILSVYNKRSMKRKEMIGWISLGLNSSGEEELTHWTQMKESKGQQVCRWHSLLES, encoded by the exons TGTCTCCTGAGGCTCTGGGGTTCCTGTCTGGCATTGGTGTGTTCATCTTTCTTGTGATTGTACTCTTTCTTTACCTCAATAACAAATTATCCCTTGAGAGTGCCAACCAGCTGTCCAGCCTTGACCAGTACAGAAAAAGCACAGAGCCAGCAG ATAAGAGTTATGTGAATGCAGACTATCACTGCTCGTCGTCAGACAGTGATGATGAGGTGATTGGACAGTATCAGGAAGCCGTGTCTCGATCGCAGGGTCTCAGGGGTGGGTCAGCGGGGACTCACTCACGCCACCAGAAGGGCTATGGCTGGGACACACGGCAGAAATACTGCCCCCTAGCGGCTGAATATGATGGCTACAGCAGTGAGGCCTCAGCAGATGATG TAAACTGTATCCAGCGGATGAGACGGACTCCACCATTGGATGAGCTGCAGCCTCCACCCTATCAGGATGAGAATGGGTCGCCACGCATGTCATGCACACCCTCTGACCTGGACGATGCCAAATGTGACCTTTCCCAGGGGAGCGATAGCCCCAGACACAGCTATGGAAAATGTCCAAGTGAGGTCAGCGGCGCACAGGAAACGGAGAGTTTCCTTAACAAGGGCTATGAAGAAGATGTGCCCAGTGACAGCACTGCTGTACTCAGCCCAGAG AATCTGTCTGCACGTGGATCGGCGGCTCAGCTTCCCAAAGGTTACGAACCTGAGCCTCTCTCTCAATATGGAACTCTCGACGTCATCTTTGACTACGATTCGTCTGACCAGCGTCTGTCTGTCACGATAACAGCGCTGACAGACATTCCTTCTCTCAAACGCACGGGTAACATCTCCTGGCAGGTGCATCTGGTGCTGCTGCCCACCAAAAAACAGAGGGCCAAAACCATCATCCAGCGTGGCCCCTGCCCCGTCTTCACAGAGACACTTTACTTCAGCCATATCGAGTCGGAGATGATCGGGAATTATGCCGTCCGGTTCCGCTTGTACAGCATCCGCAGGATGAAGAAGGTGAAGGCTCTTGGAGAGAAGGTGTTCTACCTCACCAAACTCAACCTACAGGGCAAGATGTCAGTCCCCATAATACTGGACCCCTACTGCAACATACCT GGCAGTGACTCTCAGGCAAGCATGTCAGATGTATCGTGCAGCGAGACGGCCTCGTCGTTCCCATCTGCTGGTCAGGGGTCAGCTCCTGAGATCCTGCTGGGGCTTGTGTACAACGCCACTACAGGACGTCTCTCTGTGGAGGTCATCAAAGGAAGCCACTTTAAAAACCTGGCAGCAAATAAACCTCCCA ACGGTTTGTTCTGTTGTCTAAAGCACTTGATAGGTGGGCAGGTGTACATAATCCGAG ACACATACGTAAAGCTGACTCTGCTGAACTCAATGGGTCAAGAGATGTCCAAGTGCAAGACGTCCATCTGTCGAGGCCAACCCAACCCCACCTACAAGGAGACCTTTGTGTTCCAAGTAGCTCTGTTCCAGCTCTCCGATGTCACACTCATCCTGTCGGTCTACAACAAGCGCAGCATGAAACGGAAGGAGATGATTGGCTGGATCTCTCTGGGGCTGAACAGCTCTGGGGAGGAGGAGCTGACACACTGGACACAGATGAAGGAATCGAAGGGACAACAGGTGTGTCGATGGCACAGTCTTTTGGAGTCCTAG